In Dioscorea cayenensis subsp. rotundata cultivar TDr96_F1 chromosome 13, TDr96_F1_v2_PseudoChromosome.rev07_lg8_w22 25.fasta, whole genome shotgun sequence, the sequence ttaatttttcttctgacaaaaattataaaataatttttagtgtTTGATGAACGTCATTATCACTAATCAGAATAGATTAACTATATATTATACATCTCGAGCATTAATTAACTTCCATTTTTAGTGTTTGTTTGAGCTCAATTTGTTTATGAATTTAGTAACATAAATTTACTAAATGTGTTTGTTAGGATTGATGATTAGTTAATTAGATATGCAATTAGTTGCTCTCATGTGCAAAGAAGAGATGTATGTGTCTTAATGAGTTGGCATTTTGTCATTGTGCTTCTTTTGATGCCTCCTCTCCAACCCACCATCGGTAGCATGGATTCTACCaaccatggttttttttttagttttgttatttagtttttctttattagaaTTAGAGAATACGGTGATTtgtataattaatgaaatagacATATGATTTGCTAACTGGTTCACGGCTTATTAGCACAGAATCCTTAATATAGGGTCTTTTGTACTATTGGCAAAGATCAAAAGGATGAATATCTACTGTGGCGGAGTAAGGGCcgtctatttttaaaaaatttgtgcaTGACTCTAACATGTAACTTGTCTACTTTATCAGAcacaaattcaataatttaattataaaattaattttgttatttgataatcatttgaaaaaaacatgacctatgttgtttttttgtttttaaatagataaaccatCTAAAATATATTCTATACACAAAAAATTGATTACAGAGACCAAGATATTCAGTACAATACAAAAGAGTTAGAATTATATAAAACTgctaatgataattaattaagtttttttaatgatagGAAAGACTTTTCGGAAATCATTATCTAAGGACATCATATATTAAATGCTTATTATCGGTGTATTTTATAATGTAAGTTATACCATTTATATCCAAAGACTTGTTATAAAATGCTTTTTATAGTCATTTTTTAGCTACCGCCACAGTTATTAAGCAATTGAGATTTTTTATTGTCATTCATTTATAAGGTCAATAATTTCACTCTCTTTTAATACatggttgtttttttaataataaaagtgtATGTGAGGGGTCCGAAATGTTTCGTCCATGTTgccttataaaatatatatatatatattataaaaaaataacttttttttatagcttATATCTTTTCTAAGCCAATACAAACGCCATCAAAATAcatgacaatttttttaataaaataattttttgaataaaataattttttatgatagaaaaaaaaaaagaagcaatcgatactaatcctatgtcaaTAGTccatcatatttttctttaatttgattttttattttgagtgaAATTATAGTATGCCCACTTTCAACTAAATAATCCAATAAGAATATATCTCAcatattttctcaaaattttactattttaataaatataattaataattattttaaaatttattaattgtaGCTAAAATTTATCCTTAAgtaaaaaacacataaatttaatCACGAATTTTATATTTCAACTAACAttaatcccaaaaaaaaaagaaattattaatatactCATGTAAATCCCATGTCtttcctctaccttcaagagaaagagagaatatgaaaagtaaaaataaaaaaattataaactattgttaattataaaaaatctaaacaaacaaaagtgttttaaaaaattaaataattaattaaaaaaacaagcaatGATGATTTTATATCTCATACTAGCAATCACTCACTTTTATAAGTGCATATAAGCATgcacttttctttttaaaaaaatattaaaaagaaatatttagatatttaatatTCTTTATAATATTCCAATATACAAGACAATTGatgaaaattaacataaatctTTTGTATGGAATACTATAATAACAAAGTGATTCAAGAGTCCCTCTTTGGGTCCATACAAATAGTTGTATGTGTTGGCCCAATGGGTTGAACATAGAGTGCTCTATTGATTGCTATTGATCAAAGAGGATATCATAATCATCATATTATGCTATGCTTGTCATTCAAGTATAATTTATGTATGAATTTAATGAgtataccaaataaaaaaattaaagaaagtacAAAATTAGCGAAGGCctaataaattttaatcataGGACCCTTTTCGatctttttttcttgctttgatGTAATTGAAGTTATGATAGCAAAAAAAACAcatgagttattttttttttaccgaaAATACTGTTGGCAAaactttatatgtatatatatatatatgtgtgtgtgtgtaaaaaatcataaattttccttgatttaagtttttcttATGTCCTCCACTTAGCcgctaaaagaaaatttttcaacattaattattttgattaaaacattcttaataataatatactatttACTCATTATCccaatatataaacataaaatcgTAAttattttctcccaatttaagcttttgtttcattttctttactCAATAggctattttttttcttgattgttagggtattattatattaattaagtatttatttatattagatTTGTTTACAAAAACATGCTATCCATATTATTATATCCTAAATGGTAATTTCATAGCTTAAAACAACTTTTATGTGCCCGTTCTCTAAAATACACATAATAAAACCActaatattgatttatttatttatttattgataaagtGAATAAGCCATTCAATTCTACCTCTCATTTtttaactttgaaaaaaaaaataattaccatTCTTTCAGCGCTTGACTCACTTATACAACCCTATAAATTAagcatcaaaatatataatttttgtaaaagtatttataaaaagaggcttttgcaggtgtactcctaaaaatttttaaattacatatttacccctgaataaaagttaattgcatacatatacttgaataatatacataattgcgtatatacccttggggttcaaattagttgaaaaaccatctattaaacaaacaacaaatatataaaattaccattataccattgcatataaacccttaaaaagttttttttaagttgtacaagggttattttagaccttttgtatatcttaatccaagttataaccatagttaatcaagtttgattatcGGAATCTAACAGTAAAGGAATATCcgcaattacctatatttttcagggatatatatacaattatgttttttcggagggtaaatatgcaattatagaacttttgaggggtttataactAATTCTCCCTTATAAAAACTTCCTTTTCAAAAATCAtaagtttatagatttttttaaagaagtgAATGTatataaccatatatatatatatatatatgagagaaaaGGCTCTCAGTgaataatttacaattttttataatattttttattattttatttcatataatatgatatttatGTGCTTGAAACCAATGATTCCTGCACATTTCttagaatgaaattaaaataaaaaatttcacatcAAAAAGACATTCTTCATAAGAGCTCCCAAACTAGAACAAACATGTTCACCCACTCCACTCCATGGAACAAAAATGTTTGCCATTATGTTTGGACAGATCAAGCCTGCATTTTTCATTCAGTTTCTGTCTACATGTTTCCCATCTTTCTCATCCCCATCATGAATCTCACTAGTACTCATTCTAcctcttttgtttatttattttctttaattaacttaatttcaATTTAATCATTAAAGGTATAATCCCATGAGACACTTTAATTAAAGTTGATTAAAGTCACAAGACAACGTAAATGAAGAAGCTACATAAAGGATTAAAGGAAGTGTCCCAAATAGAAGTTCTTAAGCTTCCATAGGACCATTTCTCATTATCTTACAGTTCTAAAAGGTTGGTTTCCTTCAAGAGAAAGCAAGAACAGTGATCTTTTCACTCATCATCTATGTGTAAAGAATGTCAAGCATGGGAAACAAAATAGTATTTCTTTCAAAAGACCACAACTTGATTTTTAACAACATATTTGGTTGTCTTAATCACtccctttaaaataaataatccttGCAATAAAGATAGAACTAATGATATAAAAAGCTCGGCTCCTCAGGACTCGGCAACAAACCAAGCTTCAACACCTCCAAACTTGGCACGGTAATTCTCGTGAACAACTTATACTGTACCACAGTAACACTTGTAATTTAAACATCTCATTGTTACTGTAGGTTTGGCATCATGATTAAATTACCATCACCGTGTTACTGTATATACAAAGTAAGCTCAATTCTGACtcagataaaaataatgccGAGCTGAGCTTGAACATAACAAAACACGACCAGACTTGGCTCAATTACAAACCCAGATGGAATAACGATTTCAAGAGCAATAGAAACAAGAAGTTCAAATTAAGAGAGAAGTGGTAGTACATCAAGTTCTGAAATCTGAATACAAATCTATGCTTGAACTCCAAACAAGAGCTACAAACAGTTAGTATTAGAGCTCAAGTCAGTAATCTTAGTTAAAACTCTAGTTCTATAAACAAATTTTGACTTGTTTGTGATCCTAAAAGTAAGACACTAATACTACTAAACTTCCACCCTCCAGACTATGTTATTGGTGGTATCTTGTTGCTTCTCCAATGCTGCAATTTTCACCTGATGATTTGATGGGGCAATGAGCCTCTTTCCCCGCTCTCCGTGAGGAATGTCAGAAGCTTCACTGATCAGCCCGTTTCTTATATCGGCCGGAGGAATGAAACAGTCCATTGAAAGCCCGGGGACATTGAACGCAACCTCTTCGATGGTCCATGCCTCCTCCATTCTGGTCTTTGTGTGACTCATTGCCATTTCCCCAAACCTAAACAATGTGACCACTGATCGCCCCGAGTGGGCGATCATTATCCCATCAACTGAGCGGTAATCATCGAGGAATGAATTTATAGTTGTCTCCCAGTAAACTGCATCACCGCCGGTATTTGATTGAATACGAGTCAGATGTGAATCCTCCATGTGCACAAGAAGCCCAGTTCGCTGACTGAAGTAACCGAACAACAAATGCCTTATGATTTCAGCAGGGCCCTCGCTTCGAGCTTTCAGTGTCTGAGGATCAGCTGAGAGTTTGAGGATGAAGCAGTCCTCTCCATTGACTTTCTTCTCACCGATGCATCTGGCATTGGCAAACATGCTTGCTGTGGTTAATGGATCAAGGCCCTGCTCACAGAATTAACACCAAATTAAGCAAAGCTTTTCAGTACATGCAAACAAAAGGAACTGAGATCTTCTCTGTAATAGATCATAGACCTGCAAAGCTCGTCGGAGAGGTCGAACAGGGCCCTTGGCAGCGTGTGCGCCAAGCCAGGGAGTGTGGCGCCAAACAAGCTCACCATTGCAACCAGCATGCACCTTACTGCCACCGACAGCAAGCTCGACATACCACATATCAGGAGCCATCTGCCAAAGAACAAAACCACCAGACTCTGCAGCTGAACACCTTGTCTTCATGACTTTGGTTGCAGTCTCAAACTCCGAAGCCAGCATTCGAACTTTTCCCATTGCATATGAATTTCGAATAGAGCTTTGCAGCTTCTGCCCCCCGGATGCTGCCATGTATTGCTGTAATATATATTGAGCTGAAGAAGTCTCCTATGTAACAATCATAAACACATTTGAAAGATCAAAGAGGTGCACAAACTGAGATTAATTGAATACTAATTCAAGAATAAATGAATTCAAGCATTGAAGTTTATACCAAACAAGTACTCAAAATTAATTCATGTCTACATGAAATCCAGTGAACAGTGTCAAAAGTGGTATTCAGAAACATGCATTCTCATTCTTAAATCAAATGTCCTTCAgagatcataaaaaaaaaaaaaaaagatttttgctttattttccgGAATGAAAATGGCAAAGGATCATCAATGCAAGCATACAAACAGACAAGAAACAATTAATCTGAGCATAAATGCAGTCCTTTCGCGTGAAAAAGATCGCATTTTTAGGTTTAAACtctaagaaaaaataaacagaGTAAAAGAGGGAGAGAAAAGCTCACGATGGGGGTGTCCTTGATGCTGAGATGAGGCAGCGGCTCGCCGCAGCTAACATGGATCGGAGCCAACGGCGCCCCCATCACGCCAAGCAATAGCCGGAGATCCGACCGCCGGCACGACGTCGACCCTCCTCCTCCCGACACTGAAGGCGTCCTCGAGAGCTGACCTCGCATCCACTGACCCCACCCCTCCCTCCTCCCATCCCCAACGTTCCCACCTCCGGCGCCACCCTCATCACCGTCCGGCCCCTCCATCAACGGCGCCAGTCCCTCTCCTCCAGGCCTCAAACTCCCCATTCTCACCATCACTCCCGAATCCAACGCTGCATGCCGCCCTCTCCTCCGCCGCGGGTTCAACAACCCTCTCATCGGCGACGCACTCCTCACCGGACTCCCCGCCCGCGACCTCGCCGGCGATAGTCCCCGGATCACCTCCTCCTTCAGCGCAGCGAAAAACCCTTGCTTCCTCTCCATTCAACCCCTCCTAAAactcaaaaatcacaaaatcaaggACCAAAATGTAATTCCTAAACTTCCGAGGACTTCTCTCCAATAATCCTGGAAAGAAGAGCAAGAGTGACCAAGCTCTTGCTCCCACTCCTCTGCGTGCTTCCTTCAGAGTTCAGACCCGAAGAGAAggactaaaatattaaatataaaaaaatatatatatagatcctaaaaacaaaagtaaataataataataaattaattcaagGACTTGAACAGAAAATAAACAGTATAATTCCAATCACCGCTCAGTAAACTCACCTCCTCAGCTCCCCTAGTTATAAGATCAGACCCGAAACCCGTTAAGCTAGCTCTAACTAATCCGAAGCAGCGGTGATTTCACCGGGAAGTGAGACAAGAAACGGCGCCGTTAACCGTGACCGAAAAAGAGACGGGCTCGCCTGATGATCACGTGATAGGTTGGGTTTTTAGATTTGGTTAATTAATGAGTAATTAAGACAAGAGGATTATGGTTAATTAAGAATTAAGGAAAGCAATGAAACTGTGAGTGCTCTGATTATGGACattaattaaaagtttaaaacacTTTAATGACATAATAacgacaaaaaaattcaatgccttttgttgtagtgtatcttgtatgaaattatttattgtcaaaaaaatcattttagtaTTTACTTAATGACATAATAAATAAGGACAAAATTGAAGGATGGattcataagaaaataatttattataaagattggtatttaaattaaagagatgatgattatgatgatgatgtatgATAAATAGTaagattagaaaaaaataataatagaaaagtGAGTGATGATGAAATGTGTTTTGTGTTTGCTTTGATGTAATGAATAGTGTTTGGTTTTATAACATTGTTGTAGAATGTTTTGAATGAGAGAATCTTATGATGCTGAAATTGTTGGGAATTATAACTTATAAGACAtgataattaatgtttaattggGATTAAGATCTTCACAATTGCACACACAagaccacaacaacaacaatcaccCTCGAGTCCTAACTATTTAGGATCGgttatatcatttaaataagttcttgtttttttttacaattctATACTTATTAGTTgtctaaatatatattaatattatttttaattattatttttttattttatgaataagATGTACAGATTCAATTATTaatgttaatatttaatatttattttaatattctgGCCCGTTTACTTTTTTTgagtatattattttttcttcaatttattttattttattttattttatttctttctagTTATGTTAAAAACATCTCATATAAAGATTTATTTAGTGGGTAAAACTattgtcaaaatatttaaaaaatataaaaaacacaaaataattattatcatctttttataatatttacgCATTTGGTCCCTCAAATCAtccaaacaaataatattattaatgagCCCTATTCTTATAAATCCAAAAATGTGAAATTTAATACCAACTAGATTGGTTCAAATGATAGAGTTTTAGGTCGCTTAATTAAAtagttttcaaatttaaattttgatacatataaaaaaaatattaattaagaaaaatttacaaTCTAGGATATTTTTCATATCTCATCAGAACTAATTCAGTAATTCAGTATTGGTGCCTAGTAGGAAGCAAGtgaatcaaaaaattaaaaataaaaaataatataaaaaaatcaaagattatttacaaataaaacataaaaccactttcttttatagaaaaataataaaataaatgattttttttactcgAGACAAATCAGttgatttaatattaatatatcaaaaaaatattttttttgaaataatggaTAAACCCCAttgcattaataaaaaaagataacacAGACTCTAAtcattaaatgtaaaaaaactgGAGACAAAAAAAGTACAATCACAAAAAAAGGTCACTAACGcctcaaaaaagtaaaaaacaagtaCAAAACCTAACTAGAGCTTAAGTTGAGCATCTCCTCTAAAGACCGAATCCCCTCGTATGCTTTCATACGACTAATGGTTTACTTTTTGAGAGTCATCAACGCCcccaaaagtaaaaaaatttattttggatataaatttttttcataatttatatccaaaataaataaactcatttatttaaatatttaattacttaattattaaaataataataatctcatGGTCAACTATCAATATGGGAGACGCAAAACACACCATAAAAGGCTGCAAAGACGTCCCCACCGTCAGATCACCCGCTTTATTCGTGTCTCTCGCTGATCTCACATGCGGCTCTGAACACCCCCAGTAATCCAGTTACACCAAAAACATCATTTTATAGAAGAAACATTATCAACACCCATCCACTACGTTGGCTGATGTCTTTGCGGTGACCTCACCGAAGATGTTGGTAAGCACACCAGACAGCTTGTCTTGACTCGGTCTGATATCATGGTCAACGGATTCAACCCCGTCAACGCGGTTCCCGATGACGGACTAATGGATCGGGCCCAGACACCCATGGGCCTTACTTTGTTTTTGGGCCTTCAAACAGTTACACAATAGAAAGTTAGATATTGGCATTTTTAAACCCGATCAACCGCCCCCATTCattcgttttttttttaatctagtaCAATACTCGAGTACTGTTGTCTTCTCTttgtctctttcttattttttttctcttttatgtttttttatttgtggaCGCTTTGTAAATGttcagaaaaaatatattatctaataaccattggataaatttaaattgtatGACATCAAAAGTCAGAAGTGAGCGTCATGGGCTCAAATCTCTCCCAACAAGATCTGCTCTCCCATACTCGCTCATATAACGCTCACCCGAGATTTCGATACTATTCTCATATCATGACATCCGGGCTTTCAAGATCTGTTTAAGATCtgctttatattcataaaaaagggcgcttatcgtctattattcaaaaaaattaaatatatattatctatatataaccTTGTAAATGTTGATATTGcataatttttctaataaaattttttatttatatttactgtACCTTAagcttatatttaaaaaaaatgtttgactGAATGTACGGTTTCCATTGATTAATAATAACACCATGAGGGAAAAAAATGTATTATATCTGAATGGTTATAAATATTGGCAAATTTTGATGGAGAATATACAATGAgactaatttaattaataaaaattaaaattttagaatccATAATGTAATTTGCTTAATTATTTAGCATCCCTTTGTAATGAAcactaatatataatattaatagtaATGCTTACATCATGCACATGCTTTAACCATTTGGTGATATACAAGTGAGATcattattgagtttttttttttatttttaataaatatcacCGAGCCAAACCCTTAATCATTATTGTGAGATGGAGTTAAACTCTCGACtttttacttaaaataaaaacaaattatgtttattttgttgtggAAGTGTTATAACCAGTAAAAAtgacttttttaaataataaaatataatattttttattactaatttttttagaaaacttttttttttataggcttcccttttgaaaaacaaaacgAAAAATACATACAAACTCATATTAAAGGAGATAATTGCTACTATATgttcataaaattatattacttttctATCcctctaaaatattttttttattcgtaTACTGATTGAAATCCAGTGCTAAATTTTCTCGAAATGtaggaaaattattgttttatatttttaatgcaaacaatggaaaaaaaataaattgttctttttttaaaatgatttttaagtttattttgaGCCAGAGACGTGTATAAGCGAACAACAACTATTTATAGAGAAAGAAAACTATTACTTTCAGCTTGTGTCATCATGTCATGGTTTTGTCTCatagaaaaaacataaatatctcaatcaacatttatttatttatttatttatttattgttcttatcTTATAGATAAGTGCAAGGTCCTTTATTTTGTCCCTATTGAGACACTATTTAGTTTccattaatgaaaatataaaatagcaTTAAAACTCAGTTGTTATCCAAAGTTTTAAGTCAGAAAGTATCTGCTACAGATGCATGCTTTTGTGGAAAATGGAAAGATCACTCATTGGCTTGTCAATAatggaataaaaattaataataaaataaaaacaacaataaataaaaattaaaaagttaagatGGTGCAAATGTTCTACATTTTGGATTAAATTGACACGTCATTCATTATCTTATTATTTagatcaatttattattatttgacgtATGTAtcaagataaatttaaaatatttctcaAGTTATTCTTTATGTGTTATTTTCTCTAAAATCCATAATAAAGCATGAAGGAATGGTCAAAAGATATGGTTGGAAACCTCTCGGagggtttttgtttaatttaaccATTAGTTTAAATATctctttccatatatatatatatatattatattggttTTATCTTACCTGAGAACAGTAAACTATATatacttttaatttaaatataatcacGCTTTATAGAACTTGAAATTACAATTTTACCTTTATCTAATTTctatatattgagaaaaaaaactcaTACCTATATCTCTTtgataaatttcaaaagaaaccatacttttcatttttaataaatatctaaaatatctGTTTTTTGAAACATACcatgtaattttctttttttattaattactattttattttattctttcatgcattttggtacaacaaatttaaaattggtagttaattgaagaaagtCGCACTAATAAATCCCTCTTGACCTTTCAAATCGCTAAATAGTCCGGAGAGTTTTTGGTATCCTTTGAAACATTTgtacttttcaaatattttatttttaaatccaaaaaccATTTGATATTACAAATTTACCCTTGGATATTGAAGATTGGCTGTCAAATAATTCacaggggaaaaaaaagaaaaacctataaaaaatcaataaattatcacCATATGATAACAAAGTAATACTTTAATTAGGGGTTTGATATCAAGAATTTATCAACAAAAATTGGTTCAAATAATTGGTTTAAGTCatttaaataagtaattttgAGTTCGGCtttgtaaacaaataaataaaacatatggtATGAGGTTTAGTTTTTCACGAcactcactatttttttttctttgtaagtCAATCAAGAAGAATGTGAATGAATAGATGGACAAAatgattaaagttttaaaaaaataattttttctaataaaagagtaaaaagtgaaaaaaatcaacattggtttattattatttgtttctttccgtgtttattcaaagaaaataaaaaattaaacttcaaaactcacataaaatgataatatatatactcGATAAATTTTCTCCTAATCTgttcaaaaagttttttttcgTCCTTTAACATATATAAGACAACATCAACgtaattttaaaaacatcaaCGAtggtttattattgattttttaccATAGTTATTTACAGAGGATCAAACATCAAATCTCAAAACTCAACCAAACTAAATAGTACATGTGTTTGATAAGCATTCTCCGCGTCTTTGTTCCACTGTTCCTGTCACTAACAAAATGCTTATCACATTTtgtggacaaaaaaaaaaaaaagaaaaagaaaaaacaggcATGAACATGATATTTGGGTATGGTCTGTTTCATATCATGTTGTCTTTTTGATTGAGTCTTTCCACCAAACCATTTAAATGCAACAAAGACCAATATTGCTAATCATGCCTGCATATCCCCATTCCATTGAACAAAGAATCTAGATTCACTTTCCAATCCAAATCCCATCTCCACAAGAGGAAAGCAGCCCACCAACaaggaggtggaggaggaggaggaggaggaggaggaggacctTTAACAAGCTCATTTATGGCTTTTCAACTTAGGTACTCTTCCTCAATTCAAATCCTTgccatttttgttcttttttgctTTAGTGATGCTTGTTGGAGTTTTTCTTGCTGAGACTTTGAAGTTTAAGTTGAATCCcagaatttttctttaaaaaaaaatgacagtTTTGGATTTCAGATGAAGttgaaaaattggatttttttttagtgatttggAGTTTCTTGTGATGTATTTGTTGATGTTCATGTTGGCTGTTGCTGTTACTTTTGTTTCTGTTCTAGATTTGATGATTTGTATCTCTTTGTTTggattttggatttttgttgaTGAATTGGATGGTTGTTATCATTTCTTTgtgttcttatatatatatatatatatatatatatatatatatatatatatatgtatttagaTTGTGAGATGCCTATGATAATTCATGTTAattaacatgtttttgttttgatgatttgggtttttttttgtttgttgtttactttgGGTGTTGCCAAAGGTACCTTGGTTGTTGCAGGAAGCATCAAGTGCAATCAAATCCTTCCTTCTTATCAAGTTTTCTCAAGGTAATTTTGCTGCCCTaaatgtgttatatatatatataatgtgaaaTGGATTCTGAAatgtgttcttttgcaatagTTGAAGAATCAGACAATGTGCCAAGAGCAATGTGTTTTGGAAATTTCTGTTGACCAGTTGGTGAATTCAGATGTCCCTACACTTATTGATGCATTGTCCAATATCAATTTATTTGGTATTGATGCAATTGATGTACGTCAAAGATCTAGTTGTCTGCAGTTGGATGAAGACTTTGTTCTCTCTCTGCTTCAGGCTGTCAACTGCAAGCTTAGAGTAGTTGAGTTTATTGATTCATCTTACTTGAAGAAGATTTTGCGGTATGTGATCTTGAACCTCTCAGTATTTTGAGAGTACATATAAGATTCTGATAGAATTTGAAGAATGTTGTTTTTCACGAAAATAGAaacttgtaaataatttttgagGAATTTTTTGTCAGTTAGTATTGCACTAAAATCAAATTCTAGTTTGTGATGATTCTCTTCAGAAACAAAGTCAAGTATCGGTGCTTACTGTTGTCGTTTAAGATTTGCATTTGACATTTTAGTTGCTTGTTGTCATTCATCGACATTTCTGTTTATGATCCTTGTTGAACTCATCAATACTACTTCGTTTACATGTTGT encodes:
- the LOC120274437 gene encoding uncharacterized protein LOC120274437, whose protein sequence is MERKQGFFAALKEEVIRGLSPARSRAGSPVRSASPMRGLLNPRRRRGRHAALDSGVMVRMGSLRPGGEGLAPLMEGPDGDEGGAGGGNVGDGRREGWGQWMRGQLSRTPSVSGGGGSTSCRRSDLRLLLGVMGAPLAPIHVSCGEPLPHLSIKDTPIETSSAQYILQQYMAASGGQKLQSSIRNSYAMGKVRMLASEFETATKVMKTRCSAAESGGFVLWQMAPDMWYVELAVGGSKVHAGCNGELVWRHTPWLGAHAAKGPVRPLRRALQGLDPLTTASMFANARCIGEKKVNGEDCFILKLSADPQTLKARSEGPAEIIRHLLFGYFSQRTGLLVHMEDSHLTRIQSNTGGDAVYWETTINSFLDDYRSVDGIMIAHSGRSVVTLFRFGEMAMSHTKTRMEEAWTIEEVAFNVPGLSMDCFIPPADIRNGLISEASDIPHGERGKRLIAPSNHQVKIAALEKQQDTTNNIVWRVEV